The proteins below come from a single Vitis vinifera cultivar Pinot Noir 40024 chromosome 9, ASM3070453v1 genomic window:
- the LOC100248446 gene encoding ATP synthase subunit epsilon, mitochondrial, with product MASAVGSGAAVPFWRAAGMTYISYSNICANMVRNCLKEPFKSEALTREKVHFSISKWDNGVPQKPTIRSDTPEED from the exons atggcGTCGGCAGTGGGATCAGGTGCGGCGGTGCCGTTCTGGAGAGCAGCGGGGATGACGTACATATCCTACTCGAACATCTGCGCGAATATGGTGAGGAACTGCCTCAAGGAGCCGTTCAAATCCGAAGCCCTCACTCGCGAGAAGGTCCATTTCTCCATTTCCAAATGGGATAATGGCGTTCCCCAGAAGCCCA CCATCCGTTCAGACACACCTGAAGAGGATTAA